A region of the Gambusia affinis linkage group LG11, SWU_Gaff_1.0, whole genome shotgun sequence genome:
TTTTCAGACACACAGCTGACATTCACTGACTTGGATGTACAGTCACCGGGACTTGGCGCTTGCGCTGAAAGCGACGGATGCTCTGCCGATGAACCTCTGGAAGCAGCCAAGCGCCGCACACGGAGCCTGGTGGTCCAGCAGCCGTTCAAAGTCCAACGGCACGCCGCCAACATCcgggagaggaagaggatgctGAGCATCAACTCTGCCTTTGAGGAGCTGCGCTGCCATGTCCCAACATTCCCCTATGAGAAGCGACTGTCTAAGATAGACACTCTGAAGCTGGCCATCGCCTACATCGCCTTGCTGAGGGAGATCCTCGTGTCGGGGTCTGACCCCAAATCCTATGTTGATGAGTGCATGAAGAGCGGCTACAAGAATCAAAGTGATGCAATCTGGAACACAAGTGGTGAGCTCACTTAGATAAGCCAATTACTTCCCtttcagaaactgcagcttaaatatgtaataataatgatcTAATATTACTGAAGTAATCCTctgattaaatatatttatcaaacatttagattttcgTATTCACATATGTAAAGGTCTTTTTGCAGTTGAAGGAAAATTAAGCAGATCATTTTAATCAAGAACTAATTGTGTTCTTTCTTTCAAGGTTTTGAACAAAGGTTTTAATAAACATACTGCTACAGTGCTTGAAATTGAATAATTACACAATGGCTGTCAATATGTTTCATTCTGTCattgggagaaaaaagaaacagctaaAGATTTGGTTTCCAGCCAAATGGGGAAAGTCAAATAAGAATATAATCTAAAACTCTCATCTTGAAACAACATATCTGGAAACTATTCACAGCActtaatttccacattttgtcatgctacaAACGTAATCCAAAAAATAGATTGTAACATGTTTCCATCAAAATAACACACATAACATCAGCGATCTGAAAAATCtaggttttctttctttgccatGACTCAAAACTGAGTGCAGATCTATTGCGTATTTGCAGCTCATCCTTTAGATCTCACTCCAACCTGATTGGAGTCCAATTGTTCTACGTTCAGAAGAGTTGACATGATTTGGAAAGAAACACATCTTTATTGACTTTACTTCAGACTTCTGAGACCAGATTGCACAAATCTGAAGGACAGCATTGAACACTCTGATCTTCATTATTTGGAAGAAGCACAATGTTGGAATCTGGCTCTCCCTTGATCTGGTTCCCTGAACAAATGGAGTAATCTCCGAAGAAATGACTTGGTCAGCGATATGATCAATGACCCAGTTTTCACTTTGGAAGAAATCCAGTGTTCCCTTGTGAAAGGAGAAACAACTCCATGGTCATTCACTGACAATGCAGTTTTAAACCTTAAGGCTTTTAGTGTGGCCACTCAAATTATTCAGAATACCACATTAGAGAAACAATATGATCTGGGCTGATGAAACAAACATGGTTCAGTGAATTGAAAGGTTATATCTAAACTTGACTGTCAACCAATGTTGTCCAACACTGAGATTGAGAGGATCTGTACAAAAGAATGGTAAATATGTGTGCCAAGATTGCAGAGAGAGTTCTAACTTGACTTGAGGctgtaaaaatgatttctttatATATCAATctgcaaaaatgtcaaacaaacttttttcactttgcCACTGCCGGGTATTGTGTTTAGAAAGGCAATTAATTCAATCCATTTTGGAGTGAGTCTGTAACAACAAACCATGGAAGAATGAAGCGCtgtgaatattttctgagtCCTCTTTAATTAGTCTGACAGGTTTTGGACGGATCATGGTGAATCCCATGAGGCTAATGCAGCCTTGAGCAGCTTTCTCTGCGTTCTGTTTGCACTTTATTCCCAGGTGTGGTTCCCAGAGGCATTCGGCCTTAAATGAGCCTCAGTTTCCTTGTATTCTTATGAGCTTCTTTGTCTTAATTAACTAATTCTTTGGGAATGGACTCTGAAAGCTCTCGTAGCTTTTCATGCATAAGTGCTCCTCTTTTTGTAGAGCCCACACTAAAGACTTGTTAAACagtcattaaaatgtattaacaCTCATGCCTTAGCCCcgtttttgtccttttgtgcCCCCCAGATCTGACAGCCCGTCTCTCTTGGATAAAGTGGGATTAGCTGGGAAACACGATGGTATCCTGAGTCTGTCGGCTGCAGTTATGTGTCAAAGACGGACAGACCTGCTGGCTTGGTGCAGCCTGCTGACAGACATCTGCAGACTTCTCACCAGGTCACACACCTCCGCCTTTATCAGCCTTCCTCGCCACTTTGTTCCAAGTAGcttttaatattctaatttactgttAACTGGTAATTGAGAGGCATTGTTTCAGAAATTAGGGTAATAAGGAGTCCTGGCACAGCGCAGCTTTCCCAAACGGATGCCATTTGTCACGGAGAGGCAAAGCTGGTTTCAAACTCAAAGGACTCAAACTTCTGCACACTGAGCTGAAGGGCTTTCTGGACTCATTTTCATCAAGCTGCAGTTGATGTGTTAAAAACAGCCTTTTATTTCGTCTTGTAAATAAAAGATCGAAGTAGACGGTCAGGTGCTGcttccaaacagcagaaacagggGGTGGAAACTGAATTACTCAAATAGCTGCAAATTGTCTTTTACTTAAGCTTTTCATtggtatttataaataaagtagaTTATGAAATTGCCTTCCATGGAACGATGTAGGCTACATGTCCTCACCTTCTTAAAATAATGGcctcagtcatttttttttgccagaagtGATTTAGGCCAAAAGAAAAAGTcccttttggcaaaaaatgacttatgccattattttaggaaggtgattcaatattaagaacattttttaaccaGGAAATGTGACTATTTTGTCTTCAAGATGTGTTTTCTGcttctatttttagattttaagcTCTTTGAGGAGTTGTGCTAAAATGCTAACAATGGCTTAAACGTCTTTCAAAACCATTAAACTATGTTTGCAGTTTGTGCTGATTGGAAAAAAGTCAAGTGACCAAACTGGTGCCttaccattttaaaatgcattttcaactttttttttccaactcttTCTTTGCTTGAGATTTAATGTAagtgattatttgtttttaaaaggaacTCTGAGAACAATGGAAGTTATCTTCAAATCTTCAATCTTATTTTTCCAACACTTGAAGTTCACGGACCTTATCAGAGATGGTTAGAATCTGACAGATTTACTAACCTATCCCTAATCCAAAACAGATAGCAGGAGACCAGAAAGACGATCAGCCAGTCCAAAGATATAAACACTGAACCTAAATCTCAAgcattccttttaaaaatatttcatgatcCATTGATCtgattcttttttatattttttactgcCTTTCTCACATTCtgaagaacacaaaaaaaaacttttattgttgCAGTGTTTCCTAATCCTCACAGGGGGATCTCAACCCATCAGAATACCATTCATATGAGATATGAATTAGTCATCTGAGTGGAAATTCTGGAGGCCAGAAGGAGTAGGATCCCTCCAGTGTGTGGCTTACATCAgactctgtattttatttatttattttctcttttctttttgcactgaGGCGGTTTATTGATTTAACTTCCGACCGACCTGCTCTGACAAACGCCAAGAGGCTGTTCTCTCGGCTGGCAGGTGTGTTTATCATGTCAGAGGAGCTCTGTGGTCTTTGGCGTTGCACTTGTAAATATAATCAGTGCATTGCATCCTGTGAGGGAGTGGGctaaatttaaatctaaaacagtTCTGTATAAAGGTCAAGCAGCAGTCAGAACAAAGATTAATTGATTTTGATAATTTCAAAACTGTTCAGATTAAACTGTGCAGTTAGTGGTATAGatatcttaaaaaatatattttgtagtaTAATCTCACACTGAGTGTTGAGCGTGAGACTGAGCAGTAAGCAAATTTAGGAGAGTTACTATTTCCATGTAGTCAGTTTCTGATCTATGTAGATCATAAGACTCGTCTTTCCTATTGAAGTTGTCAGTCTCAGATCATATCTATATTAGAGGTGTAGCGATacctaaaactcacaagatGAGACAGGATATTGAGTTCATGAGAGTATTAGTTTCAAGAAAACTTCACATATCAAATGTATACTTCAAAAAGCCctttattctgcatttttactGGTTTGAGTCAGCCATACGTTGCGACGGTGCTTTCTACTGCTTTCAGCAACATTTTCCTGTGCTTACATATTGTTCATGGCTCGTCTTTCACTCTTGCTGTTTATCTTTCTTACTGGGAACACAAAATGCTGCCAAACAGTTGATTTAAGAGTTGAAATTAAACTCTTAAATCAGTTGATtcaagagttcagaaatcatcCTGACTTCTATTACAATGAAGTCAGGACGATTGTAACattgaataaacaaaataatcccaaaagtatttgctcatcCATCCAAATTGTTCAATTCTCTAACCTATAATATTGGTATATAATATTCAGCATGCAGACTGGTTCTACAAAGATTTGTAAGAGTGGGTCTCCCCCATTTTGGCAGTGACTTCCAGTGTTGTAACAGGATGGAAGAGAACTTGTGCAATATGTCCAGTGATTACAGTGATTGCTATTCCCCAGTCAAACATCATTGGCATTGTTACAAAGTGGAAATGAACGGGTGTGACAGAAACTCAGCACAGCATTACTCAGCAGGTTCAGCCAATGAGCCGCATTCACACTTTCAAACTTCATGCAGCCTTCAGATTTACTCAAGAATAAGTATAGTTctgggcgtgccgtggtggtgtaggggacaGTTTGTTTGGAGGCCTCGAGTCCTCGTCACAGGTTTgactcccggacccgacgatatttgccgcatgttttcccctctttccttcctcccttcctgtcagcctactttcatataaggaacactagagcccacaaaaagtcCCCccggaggggtaaaaaaaaaaaaaagtctagttCTATTCTGCAACTTTTGGATGAACCAAATTGACCCAATTAGAATAATTAGTTTACATTTCCATCTTTGTCAGAGCTGAGCGACATGCTGATGAGGCAATTCAGAGTAGAAATGcatctaaaacttgcaggacaGCAGCTCTCAATGACTGGATTTGGACCCCCATGTTATGCAGCTTCATGGAATGGATTTCCATACTGGGAGAGAAGACTCCAAGCTTTATATCAAGTGGGAAAGCACTATAGCGTTGGGATGTTTTTTAGGGATGATGCTGAAGTTTATATTGTGAAGGAAAATTGGGAAATACTTTCTCAACAAAACACCATATAATACGGATGCTGCAGttgcatttgttgttttggaatTATTGGTGCAATTTCTTAAAGTGGATAATTCCCTCATCAGTATATCTCAGTGtttttcaaactatttcagTGATGAGATTATTTTACAGcattatttctatatttttatttttattaccagAGGTGCCATTAAATTTAGAAGGGCGCTGGAttacttatatttttatataacagGAAATCTATTACATGcggtttttctgtctcttttctgtGCCTTTCAGTGActcccccctcccccaaaataacacaaatttcAATGATGTTTATATATAGTAAAGGGAATAAGAAAGACTGTTTTATGGTCAAATTTTATAGGGTAAGTCCACAGAGTTTTCATAGCAGAATGACATCATTAATACAAAAAAGAGGGCTGGGCGGCCTGGGtgtgtaactttttaaaaacaatattaccaGATACGTAATCCCCTAAAAATACATAGTGTACACAGCTTCCCAGCTTTTCATGAGCAGCATTCGCTCAATTTGTCCTCCAGGGCTTCATTGAAGCATTttcctaaaagtaaataaataaataaataaaaaagaacatttgacATGGGATCTTTAAGCTTATTAATATGTTGCAGGGTTATTTATCTCCAAATGCcatcagaaaattaaataagtgaGAAGATAAAGTTGCAATTTTTCACATCGTTGCGTGATAATTCTGCACACCAAATACTTGCCCAACAATTGTGACTGGCCACAGCAAAGGCAGGAACAAGTCTACTTTAAGCCATCAAATAGGTggaaatcaaaacataaatgaatgaCATGTGACCATTTGAATATTGGAACTCTGGATTccaaaattcagaaataaacagatttcaaaGTTTCTTCACAAACCTGCTTCTTTTCTCAGATGTGGatggtttttcttattttctctgtttgttctcTGCCAACTTGCACCTATATTTGATGTGGCAAGTCAGAATTTTCTCCTAAGAAAgccaaaaacaaatttcttaaaatgaaacctCAGATCTGAGGGTTATTAATGTTTTGGATTGATAGGGAGGACTGTTCAACAGAAGAATAAATCCACAAAATACAACTAACCTAATATTTATACACCCAGGATACATCAAGAACATCATTCAGGCATTTGCATAAAACCGTCACGTACTGAGACAGGTTGGCTGAAAATGTACACTTCTGCAAACATCAATGTAGAGAGAAAAGATTTTCTGCACTGGAATTTTCACCCTGAGACCAGTCAGTGTGGCTGCTgtgcttcagaaaaaaaaacaaaaaacttttatcagGTTTTCTTTACCTAGTTGACAGAATGTTTGATCTGCCTCCCACTGACCTGACCAAGTTGCACAATAATCACACGTTCTTCCTCTGAAACTCTTCCACCCGACTCACATCCACATGGTGATCCAGATCTGCTTTTCTTGTCTCTGCTCAGCTTCAGAGGATCTTTAGCTTTTATCTTTTCAGTGGATCATTTagatcagtgtgtgtgtgagtgtgtcccAGTAGGCCCAAACTTGAAACAGACCCTTTAATATTTGAAACCTTCTCAGATGTGCATTGGAGCAGTCGGATGCTTCCTCAGCCCCCCTCCAGAGGTCGGATTAAAACCGCTGTGGTAGAGTTGAGTCTCTAAAGTCAGATCAATGGTGTCCAGTGGAGAGGTGAGGATGTTACTGGTTACACAGGTGACAGTAAGACACCGACAGCAGACTGTAAACACCCCACTACTTGTTGACATCCATGAGCTGCTTCGACACAATCAGAGGAACAAACGCCACAACTGTTTGCTCAGTCAGGCCACCTGGCTGAAACATCACTGTGAACCTGGACTAACCCTCCTGCTAACCTTGGCACCAGGGTCACAAGTGCAGTCCTAATTACGCTGCATTATTTGTAGAAGAGGCCAGTCCATCGGCACCCGAGTGCACGGCTTTGCTCATTTGTTCAGCAAATTTACTCTGACCCCCATCAACACCGACCAACCCCCCTCCCCGACCCGTTTCTCCTGGTGAAGTCCAGATTCTGGAAGTAGCATGTGCATAATGAATATAATTTTGTTACAACCAATGTAATTGCTCAGGTGGCCCTGTTTTTTGTTACTGTCAAGTCAGTGAAGTAAGTTGAGGAGAAGTGTGACTGAACGaagcttcagctgctttttacCAACCATGAACCTTCAAATTAACACCTGGCCTGAAAACAGTcgtgcatttttattctgtgcaAGTCTAGAGTCATCTCTTATTGCTCCACTCTAGTGGAGCTGCAGAAATTTACAACTGAGGGAGGCCAGGGGGTGGggatggggggggggagggggggggggtattttaatattgtttccagaaaaatataagaaatcCTGTTTTCAGTTTGCCACAAAGCAGGTGTGGAACAGCAACTATGTGGTAAAACACATAGCTCACTATATTCaaccatttagtttttatatccTCTTGTCCCATCAGGGTCGCCAGGATGCTAGTGTCTGTTACGCTGCTGTCGTTCAGTATACAATCTACCTGTCTGAGAAAGCCTAGAAAATaggtatttaaaataaatcatgtgattgtaagtaaatgtttaaacttcCTCATGTTTAGAGT
Encoded here:
- the LOC122839691 gene encoding helix-loop-helix protein 13, with protein sequence MDQNFHFQTQLDSFLMDCQAASSQLSPWSSFGCQSVFSDTQLTFTDLDVQSPGLGACAESDGCSADEPLEAAKRRTRSLVVQQPFKVQRHAANIRERKRMLSINSAFEELRCHVPTFPYEKRLSKIDTLKLAIAYIALLREILVSGSDPKSYVDECMKSGYKNQSDAIWNTSDLTARLSWIKWD